One Peromyscus eremicus chromosome 17, PerEre_H2_v1, whole genome shotgun sequence genomic window, aagtccTAGGTGTATTTTGTCTCACATTATTAAATTCATCACTGAATATCTTAAGGTTGGTCAACCAACATATTTCACATGTTCAAATTTCATTATCTGATAGATATTAAAAGCATTTACTATGTTCCTTAGAGCCACTATGCTTGGTAATACAAGATTAGTTATGAAATGGAAGCCCTGGCTCATAGTCCTAGTTTCAGAATTCAGTCCTAGAAAAATCAGTTCTGTTTTCAATTTCTTGGCCAGTGTTGATTCTTGTTTCCCAATGTCTGCTTCAGTGTCAGCTCTTTCTCTACAGTTTCTATCTCCAGCCTTGGCTCTCATTTTCACATCACTACGCCCGCAGCATAATATTATGTAAGGTCCCTTCTGGTCCATCATAGGAATCACACAGGAGGTTATTTTGTGCTAAAATATTCTGTTTCATTAAATTTCTATTTCAGCATATATCTATTTTCTGAAGTCTTATAACTCTTAGTACACAAATGAAAGTGTTAGAAGGTTGAAAAGCATGCATAATGCAATCCTTGTAGCCTTCACTATTTCTTCTGCTACATACTGAATCCTGTGCTCCATGTTCTACTACTACTGACCTATACTTCCAGGTCCTTTTGTGGCCTTTAAATACTCATTACTACTACATATAAAAATCAATCTTATCAAGTTACACTATGATGTGCTCTAAAATAACTCTGAATTGTTTACACTGTAAAACTGAAGATCAGTAAATTTTGATCTTACCTGAGCCCCTGCCAGAATGGCCTTCTCATAGATTGAGATAATATTTTCAATAGGACTTGTGATTGGTTCAATACGTACAAGACATATCCAATATTTAACAAGTTTTTTGGCATCTGGAATATTATGAATCAGGTCATTCAATGTGCCTAAAATTTCTTCTTTTGGGCATCCCTAAAATACCAAGAGATAAAATGTGTAAGCTACAAATTATGAATTATAAACAACTAATAATCTGACTATAATCAAGATCAGTGAGCAATATAAAAAGTTAATAGTGGGAGCTAGATACACAGTCTAGCAGTCAAGAGCACGTGATGCTCCATCAGTGAACCTGAGTAGGTTCCTGGAACCcacgttgggcagctcacaattgactataaactccagattcagggatctgacactttctaGCCTCCACTGTCATCTgcatacatgtgatacacataaatGAGAGGGCTGGAGAGCCAGACCAGAGCCAGGACAGGTTCCTAATAGCCCTACCGgggaccaggccttagtttcagTTTACTGGATGgaactggctggagctgagcaagcagttctcGGGAAGACCACAGCTCAGGGGCAACCAATCAGCAGGCACCCCACAGCCTTCTGGGGGCTCAGAGGGAGCCCTGAAgccccttctgctggctcagcacGTGTGCCCCGTCCCCCAagccttctgctagctaaagatagcttttccTACCCTCCTGTCAAGAAGCACCTAACCAATACAGCCTCCAaccaatcagctcccagactaatctttcctctaccaatcagcaccagattaatccctcctccATGGAACTCCCCCCAACTGCTTAAAAAGAGCTTGCGACCTCCCTTCGGGGTCGATATTTGTTTGCCACCCCAACATGCTGGAAATAAACGCTCTTGCTAATTGCATATGTGACTGTTGGTCTTTGTTGGGGGCTTCTCTCAGATCCTAACAATAAACTTGTTTAattaagtacataaataaaatcttttaaaaaacatttctaaatTATAAGATGTACAAAATTGAAGGCTCTGcctagaaggctggagagatggctctgtggttaagagcactggctactctgccacgggatctgggttcagttcccagtactcacatggtggctcacgaccgtCTGTAACTCgggttccagggcttctgacaccctcttctatcctctgcaggcaccaggtacacacatggacacatatacaggcaaaacagccatacatattttaaaaaggactCTACCTCATTAATCAGGTTCAGGCATTCAGAAATGGTCTTGTTTACTTTTTCAGTAAATAGTCTCTGTTCATCTTCTTCTGCCATGGTAGTCCAAAAGGACTCGACTGGGTTTTCACTTGGTCCTTTGGGCTCAGACTGATTAGCTACTAAATTAGATGGCCTTTTTAGCCCCTTTCCTTTGCCAGTTCTCCACTCAGTCATTCGAGCTCTACAAGCAAAAGCAGTACATTAACATTACTACTTTGATTTTGATGATGGCATCCTGCTAAATGGAGTAGGTGACTAGATTtcaaatctggggctggagaagtggctcaacagcaccagctgctcttccagagaatcctgGTATgaatgattcccagcacccacatgtggttcacaaccaggtgtaactccagttccagaggacctaacaccttcttccggcctctgtgggcaccaggaacacacatggtgcatagacatccAGGTatgcaaagcacccatacacaaatCAAGAAAACTAAGTTCTAAACTGGTGGAACATACAATGTAGTATTTGTTTGCAGAGGTGAACTCTTGAACATAACAAGACCAAATATGTCCAAAGGATCCAAgaatgggagctggggagatgcctaAGAGGTTAAgcgtgcttactgctcttgcagaggacctgggtttggttcctcaCACcaacatcaggaggctcacaaccacctgtaactccagttccagaggagccAATGCCCTCTCACAcacatccctgggaggcctgcttttttctgaagggaaagggaggaaaagtggatctggggaagagtggaggtggggagaggaactgggaggagtggagagaggggaaaccgTTGTTGGGATGTAAtgtttgagaaaagaataaaaataataaaataaataaattctaaaaaaaaaaaaaaaacaccaaagaatGCATTTTCAAATGGCTGTTATATTTCTCAATTGTTATTAGCGTTCAGCAACTACAACTTTTTAGAGATCAAAAGCAACCAGCAAACTACACTTAAAACATATAACTTTTTAGACTTGTTACTCCAAACATAAATCTGACTGCGTGGCAGAAAATAATCGATTAAAGAAATTCTAATACATTCAAGGAAATTACAAGCCAAATTCACAAATGGTATTCTACTGAAAATAAGACTGAATTTTGTCTACTTACTTTCTCTCTTCTGTGGTTTCTCTGGGCAGAACTGATCTATGAACAGTCGCTCCTGCTACTGTGTATCTGCGCTGGTCAGTATTTTTTGACTTTTCTATCAGTCTGGTATTAGACAAATTAGTCCTGGCTGCACCTTCAGATGTCACGCTTCTTGATGGTGCCTTATCTCTTTTTCTATCCTGAGGACGGGTATCAACAACAGACGCAACTGCTTCTGATCGTagtgattcttttttaaaaggccCCTTTCTGACTGTCACGTTGGCAAGGGTCCTGCTGAGGCCCTGCTTCACAGTGCTCTGGGTATCACTGTGGAGGCTTCTAATAGGTGGTCGCACAAGTGTGTTCTTTGACGTAGTGCTCACAGATTTAGCGTTGACACACTTGGTGGCAGCAGTCACATTTGAGGCTCTTACACTGATGGCGTTTGCAGGCACAGACGGAGTCTTTGCGGTTTTGGACACAGTAGCAGGAAGTTTCTTGCTTGTTGAAGGATTCTCACCTTTGACATTTGGAAGCTTTCTAAATGAATTAATCTTGGACTGAACAACCTGGCCATGATAATAGCCAAGTGCTCGTTTTTTGGGCACGTTAGCATCCTGTCTGGGCTTTTCTGCTGTTGCTTGAatctttttattgtctttaaGGTGACTTGCCTGGTCTGACGTCATCGTCTGTCCTTGGAAATCACCTTGACTTGATAATAACTGCACAGCTTGAATGTTATCCTTCAGGTTGTGTCTTTCTGAACTGGTTACATCACCAGCTTTTAATGGAATGCAGTTTCTTGTGtttccaatattttctttatcGGCCTACAAGAGTTAAGAGGACTCAGTACTTCAGAACTCATTTCTTCATAACAATGTAGGAAAGGTCTGAGTGCTAGACACATATCTTACCATTTCTGTTTTGAGTTTCAGAACTCTCTTCCCTTCTTGGTCCTGATCTTCAGATGTCTTCACTTTCTGATCtctattagtttaaaaaaaaaaattagttctgTATGAAGGAGATTTACTTTTAGGGAAAGGGAGCTTGTGTACAAAgcaagcaaatgctctaccactgagctatagtcaAGATcccagatttttaaattttaaattgaggCAAGTGAATTAAGATTTGTGTAGTTAATGGAGTAGACAAGATGCATTTAAAGCCTTAGTCCAACTTTTTTTCAGCCATAGACTAGTATAGTATCTGACTATCCCTTAGCAAATGATACCAACTGCATGTAAAATCAAgataggaaataaaatatttattgtcaGTTAGACATTCCAGTAATTCTAAAAGAGATTCACAAGTTCAGAAAGTATGCTAAAATGTTATTGGTAGAACTGACAAAATCTGGTATTTTAGAGCTAATGAAACTTTAATTCCTAACAACTGCAGAGCAAGATTATCACCCTCCAACTCTGCTTTCCTATTGGATGAAGTCCACCTAGGCAGAGGGACACCTGCTGTCCTCAAAGTCACAGATTCAAACATTAGTCACACCTAAAAGATTctcttcttctgttttgtttctttgttttccaagacagggtttctgtgtggccctggctgtcctggaactcgctctgtagaccaggctggtccccTACTCACACAGCTGGAACAGCCCTCTGCCccggagtcctgggattaaaggcatgtgccaccacgcctgtcCTTAAAAGATTCTTTTACTGCAACATCTAGGCTACTGTTTGACCAAACAACTGGACATTGTAGCCCAAAAGACACGTGAAATCACCCATCACAGCTGCAGTGGTACCAATCTCTGATCTGTACTCGAGGGCAGAAGGAATTCAAGTTTGAGGCAGGGTGTTTAGAATgcagactttcaaaaaaaaaaaaccaaacactggTTTTTACAGCACAGCATAGCTCCTAAGTCAGTATCtcagtacatacacatacactttgctttaaaactgttttctcttggaccagtgagatggttcagcagatgcagctgcttgtcaccaagcctgactacctcaGTTTCATTCACTGAGCACACGTGCCTGAAGGTTACTGTGGCCTGCATATGTGGACCGTATCTTGCATGCACCTGCACAAGTGGGTAAGCAACTGAATACACACAGAGAATACATTGTGTAAAAAACTGGAATGGTTGCCCTTGAAGAGTTTGAACAGATAATATAGAAAATGACGATCTAGTGCATCATCCACATAAAGGAGCCACAGGTACAAATTGAGATGTGCAGAAAGTGCTAATACACGCCAGATTGTTTGAAGACTTGATGCCGAAAGAGAAGGTCAAATGCCATCATAgtgctttttcttttgtggtgctTTTGgtggcaagcattctactactgaATGAAATATAAGCATTCTACTACTGAATGAAATACATGTCCAGTCCTCTTAATGCTTTTAAATATCACATGTTCAAGTAATAATATCTGGAATCATAACTGTATACTATTGTGTTATTaaaattcattgttttttaaagtta contains:
- the Ckap2 gene encoding cytoskeleton-associated protein 2 is translated as MAEETRKRCPGRPARNTLPVPRDLQLPPTKRDQPAFREQRKEKLKEYLLTRKTMFSYKQENQISRDQKVKTSEDQDQEGKRVLKLKTEMADKENIGNTRNCIPLKAGDVTSSERHNLKDNIQAVQLLSSQGDFQGQTMTSDQASHLKDNKKIQATAEKPRQDANVPKKRALGYYHGQVVQSKINSFRKLPNVKGENPSTSKKLPATVSKTAKTPSVPANAISVRASNVTAATKCVNAKSVSTTSKNTLVRPPIRSLHSDTQSTVKQGLSRTLANVTVRKGPFKKESLRSEAVASVVDTRPQDRKRDKAPSRSVTSEGAARTNLSNTRLIEKSKNTDQRRYTVAGATVHRSVLPRETTEERKARMTEWRTGKGKGLKRPSNLVANQSEPKGPSENPVESFWTTMAEEDEQRLFTEKVNKTISECLNLINEGCPKEEILGTLNDLIHNIPDAKKLVKYWICLVRIEPITSPIENIISIYEKAILAGAQPIEEMRQTVIDILTMKSQEKVNLGGNVEEAHTAKGHTQEVKTEETSVSLDPGSPGEESECHRNVEGCEDNQDSKTKDQTEDFITPDSKTEAGCLIRYNVSSTPCLQSMKKKIQHGKNSTFKELKFLTPVRRSRRIQDKALQLPDMLKDHDPSVSSLEQLSELGEDAFVCRPNAALCPMFSETDLVGEK